Proteins encoded within one genomic window of Empedobacter falsenii:
- a CDS encoding endonuclease/exonuclease/phosphatase family protein: MSIISKFKLNYFNRLVLTINIVFLLVAYCVYLNKIFTPTEIPYFNFISIGFPILFAFGAMFLLYWLLFSWRHFLLILILSAGLFYPIYLSYPIVQFNKVEDKKADLSVLTYNVHGFKEEGTKELLIKNKADIMLLQEAYEGQQKSLKNKEFKNYYSEFYGLLTIYSKYPIIQTKKITPDDNDELNGLAAYADIDLGNDTIRIINVYLEPMYIDKAMVKEIIQSDDSRNAEISSRKVELKLVQGMQKHQKQLEAIIPYITSSRYPVILGTDLNSTPVSYEYEKLKKYLHDSYIEVGKGNATTFHGFKFPIRIDYLFHSKEFNSVEAHVIRKKFSDHYPVAVKYKISE, from the coding sequence ATGAGTATAATCAGTAAGTTTAAACTAAATTATTTCAATCGTTTAGTACTAACAATTAATATCGTTTTTTTGTTGGTGGCTTATTGTGTCTATTTAAATAAAATTTTTACGCCTACAGAAATCCCATATTTTAACTTTATTTCGATTGGTTTTCCGATATTATTTGCATTCGGAGCAATGTTTTTACTGTATTGGTTACTGTTTAGCTGGCGACACTTTTTGTTAATTTTAATTCTTTCAGCCGGATTGTTTTACCCGATTTATCTTTCATATCCAATTGTACAATTCAATAAAGTTGAAGATAAAAAAGCTGATTTATCTGTATTGACATATAATGTACATGGTTTTAAAGAAGAAGGAACAAAAGAGCTTTTGATTAAGAATAAAGCTGATATTATGTTGCTTCAAGAAGCGTATGAAGGTCAGCAGAAAAGTCTAAAAAATAAAGAATTTAAGAATTATTATTCAGAATTTTATGGTTTATTGACAATTTATAGTAAATATCCTATTATTCAAACCAAAAAAATAACGCCTGATGATAATGATGAATTGAATGGTCTTGCCGCATATGCGGATATCGATTTAGGGAATGATACGATTCGTATAATTAATGTTTATCTTGAACCAATGTATATTGATAAAGCGATGGTAAAAGAAATTATTCAATCAGATGATTCGAGAAATGCAGAAATTTCTAGTCGAAAAGTTGAATTGAAATTGGTGCAAGGTATGCAAAAACATCAAAAACAGTTAGAAGCAATTATTCCGTATATCACATCTTCGCGCTATCCAGTTATTTTGGGAACGGATCTTAATTCGACTCCAGTTTCTTACGAATATGAGAAGTTGAAAAAATATCTTCACGACTCTTATATAGAAGTTGGAAAAGGAAATGCGACAACTTTTCATGGATTTAAATTTCCAATTAGAATTGATTATTTATTTCATTCTAAAGAGTTTAACTCTGTTGAGGCGCATGTTATTCGAAAAAAATTCTCTGATCATTATCCAGTAGCTGTAAAATATAAAATTTCAGAATAA
- a CDS encoding rhomboid family intramembrane serine protease, with amino-acid sequence MANNILDDLKLKYSSGNSATKLIYINVVVFFTLLIIDFVLRTIVNSTITTTGLFALSSFDDLIVRPWQILTYSWLHGNLFHLIMNMVLLYFVGQMFLQQFQNRNLVTFYIFGGIAGGIFFLLFQNVFNYSHLLVGASAAVYAVFFAMISYNPKMPVRLLLIPTSFPLLYVGYVFIAFDVYNIIANQNAGGSISHLGGAIFGYLYMKQFERGNDFLGNFIFRIEELFKKKEKSTFKTYKNTSSTSSRSNVPKDDYDFNHQKVEKQKKIDVILDKISRSGYESLSKEEKDFLFREGR; translated from the coding sequence ATGGCAAATAATATCTTAGACGATTTAAAATTAAAATATTCATCAGGAAATAGTGCAACAAAGTTGATTTACATTAACGTTGTGGTGTTTTTTACATTGTTAATTATTGATTTTGTTCTTCGAACGATAGTAAATTCTACGATTACAACAACAGGTTTGTTTGCTTTGTCATCTTTCGATGATTTGATTGTAAGACCTTGGCAAATCCTAACATATTCTTGGTTACATGGCAATCTTTTTCATTTGATAATGAATATGGTTTTGTTGTATTTTGTTGGACAAATGTTTTTGCAACAATTTCAAAACCGAAATTTAGTTACATTCTATATTTTTGGAGGGATCGCTGGCGGAATTTTCTTTTTATTGTTTCAGAACGTTTTCAATTATTCACATTTATTAGTTGGTGCTTCGGCAGCGGTTTACGCAGTTTTTTTTGCTATGATTTCGTATAATCCGAAAATGCCTGTTCGTTTGTTGTTGATTCCAACTTCATTTCCATTGTTGTATGTTGGTTATGTATTTATCGCATTCGATGTGTATAATATTATTGCCAATCAAAATGCGGGCGGAAGTATTTCTCATTTGGGAGGTGCTATTTTTGGTTATCTTTATATGAAACAATTTGAGAGAGGAAATGATTTTTTAGGTAATTTTATTTTCAGAATAGAGGAATTATTTAAGAAAAAAGAGAAATCAACTTTCAAAACATATAAAAATACTTCTTCAACTTCTTCGCGATCAAATGTTCCGAAAGATGATTACGATTTTAATCATCAAAAAGTTGAAAAACAAAAGAAAATTGATGTAATTTTAGATAAGATTTCTCGTTCAGGTTACGAGAGTTTGTCTAAAGAAGAAAAAGACTTTCTGTTTAGAGAAGGTAGATAA